One genomic window of Anas acuta chromosome 14, bAnaAcu1.1, whole genome shotgun sequence includes the following:
- the HNRNPA0 gene encoding heterogeneous nuclear ribonucleoprotein A0 — protein MENSQLCKLFIGGLNVQTTEAGLREHFAAYGTLTDCVVVLNPQTKRSRCFGFVTYSAVEEADAAMAASPHAVDGNAVELKRAVSREDSAKPGAHAKVKKLFVGGLKGDVAEGDLVQHFSQFGPVEKAEIIADKQSGKKRGFGFVYFQNHDAADKAAVVKFHPIQGHRVEVKKAVPKEDIQAGGGGGGAARPSRGGRGGGGGRGRGGGGAGNRDHNGLAKGGGGYNSYGGYGGGGGGGGGGGYGSYGGGGSYGGGGGGGGGDYGNGYGGFGSYSQHQSSYGPMKSGGGGGGGGGNWGGRSNSGPYRGGYGGGGYGGGSF, from the coding sequence ATGGAGAACTCGCAGCTGTGCAAGCTGTTCATCGGCGGCCTCAACGTGCAGACCACGGAGGCCGGGCTGCGGGAGCACTTCGCGGCCTACGGCACCCTGACCGACTGCGTGGTGGTGCTTAACCCGCAGACCAAGCGCTCCCGCTGCTTCGGCTTCGTCACCTACTCGGCGGTGGAGGAGGCCGACGCCGCCATGGCCGCGTCCCCTCACGCCGTGGACGGCAACGCGGTGGAGCTGAAGCGGGCCGTGTCGCGGGAGGACTCGGCCAAGCCCGGGGCTCACGCCAAGGTGAAGAAGCTGTTCGTGGGCGGCCTCAAAGGGGACGTGGCCGAGGGGGACCTGGTGCAGCACTTCAGCCAGTTCGGCCCGGTGGAGAAGGCGGAGATCATCGCCGACAAGCAGAGCGGCAAAAAGCGCGGCTTCGGCTTCGTCTACTTCCAGAACCACGACGCGGCCGACAAGGCGGCCGTGGTTAAGTTCCACCCCATCCAGGGCCACCGCGTGGAGGTGAAGAAAGCCGTGCCCAAGGAGGACATCCaggcgggcggggggggcggcggcgcggccaGGCCCTCGCGGGgaggccgaggaggaggaggaggccggggccggggcggcggcggagccggCAACCGGGACCACAACGGGCTGGCCAAGGGAGGCGGCGGCTACAACAGCTACGGCGGCTACggcgggggaggaggaggaggaggaggcggtgggtACGGCTCCtacggcggcggcggctcctacggaggaggaggaggcggcggaggaggcgACTACGGCAACGGGTACGGCGGGTTCGGCAGCTACAGCCAGCACCAGTCCTCCTACGGGCCCATGAAGagcggcggaggaggaggaggagggggcggcAACTGGGGGGGCCGCAGTAACAGTGGACCGTACAGAGGAGGCTACGGCGGGGGAGGCTACGGGGGCGGCTCCTTCTGA